The following proteins come from a genomic window of Pararhodobacter sp.:
- a CDS encoding YeeE/YedE thiosulfate transporter family protein, with product MTTIILALIIGAAFGAVLDRIGATNPSVLINMLALRSLTLMKAILLAIGTAAILIFAGQMVGLVDVAHMSVKTAYWGVLVGGMLLGFGWAITGFCPGTGVCAAASGRRDAMVYIVGGLLGAAAYALAYAGIKDTGLLDAIWGGKVTLGAVPGLDGPALLPGMRGDVLGIVMGALFVIIAFALPGRPGTGQRAKAVPAE from the coding sequence ATGACCACGATTATTCTGGCGCTGATCATCGGTGCTGCCTTCGGCGCTGTTCTTGACCGGATCGGCGCGACCAACCCCAGCGTCCTGATCAACATGCTGGCCCTGCGCAGCCTGACGCTGATGAAGGCCATCCTGCTGGCAATCGGCACGGCGGCGATCCTGATCTTTGCGGGTCAGATGGTGGGGCTGGTGGATGTCGCGCATATGTCGGTGAAAACCGCCTATTGGGGCGTTCTGGTCGGCGGGATGCTGCTGGGCTTTGGCTGGGCAATCACCGGCTTTTGCCCCGGCACCGGCGTGTGCGCGGCGGCATCTGGTCGCCGGGACGCGATGGTCTACATCGTCGGCGGATTGCTGGGGGCCGCAGCCTATGCCCTGGCCTATGCCGGCATCAAGGACACCGGGTTGCTCGACGCGATCTGGGGCGGCAAGGTCACCCTGGGCGCGGTTCCGGGGTTGGACGGCCCGGCCTTGTTGCCCGGCATGCGCGGCGATGTGCTGGGCATCGTGATGGGGGCCTTGTTCGTGATCATTGCCTTTGCCCTGCCCGGTCGCCCCGGCACAGGACAGCGCGCCAAAGCGGTGCCCGCCGAGTAA
- a CDS encoding YeeE/YedE thiosulfate transporter family protein → MAVDWRLGGVLLGFVFFLALMLVKPIGVSTQFVIVDGVIADALSSEVVYQDASGDWTSDNPYFARYASNIANPLNYGFVFVIAMAIGAALSSRLRNGVAAAEKTIPAIWRANFGEGALGRMAVAFVGGFIVLFGARMAGGCTSGHMMAGMSQTAVSGFLFSLGVFATAIPTAMFLYRKEG, encoded by the coding sequence ATGGCGGTTGATTGGCGACTGGGCGGTGTTCTGCTTGGCTTTGTGTTTTTTCTGGCGTTGATGCTGGTCAAACCGATCGGCGTTTCGACGCAATTTGTCATTGTCGATGGGGTGATCGCCGACGCGCTCTCGAGCGAGGTTGTGTATCAGGACGCAAGTGGCGACTGGACCTCGGACAACCCGTATTTCGCGCGGTATGCCAGCAACATCGCCAACCCGCTGAACTATGGGTTCGTGTTTGTCATCGCGATGGCAATCGGCGCGGCCCTGTCCTCGCGCTTGCGCAATGGCGTTGCGGCGGCGGAAAAAACCATCCCGGCAATCTGGCGGGCCAATTTCGGCGAGGGTGCCTTGGGCCGGATGGCCGTGGCCTTTGTCGGCGGCTTCATCGTGCTGTTCGGCGCGCGCATGGCCGGAGGCTGCACCTCGGGGCATATGATGGCGGGCATGTCGCAAACCGCGGTTTCCGGCTTCCTGTTCTCGCTGGGTGTCTTTGCCACGGCAATTCCCACTGCCATGTTCCTGTATCGCAAGGAGGGTTGA
- a CDS encoding VWA domain-containing protein codes for MSARYADLALPDDPKLTQNLIHFARALRKAGLPIGPGRILTAIEAVAAAGFTKRTDFYWTLHACFVNRPEERQIFNQTFRLFWRDPRFMDHMMSLMLPAVHGTHDEQAADPGAKRAAEALLDGVEAPAPPTGDDTAPTEIEIDASFTASADETLRRLDFEQMSSDEAAQARRMLARLSLPVPPLITRRAAAAAAGRRVDPRRTLREAARHGGEITAIARRRPTTRWPALVVLCDISGSMSSYSRMVLHFVHAVANRQGQGWAKVHAFTFGTRLTNITRHLRHKDADAALKAAGAEAQDWQGGTRIGACLHDFNRDWSRRVLGQGAVVLLITDGLERDDPVLLGKEMQRLHLSCKRLIWLNPLLRWDGFAPRARGVQAMLPHVDTFRASHSIASLEALATALSDPKDHGEKARLMAALAS; via the coding sequence GTGAGCGCGCGCTATGCCGATCTGGCCCTGCCCGATGATCCGAAGCTCACGCAGAACCTGATCCATTTCGCCCGGGCGCTGCGCAAGGCCGGGCTGCCCATCGGACCGGGCCGGATCCTGACCGCCATCGAGGCCGTGGCCGCGGCCGGGTTCACCAAGCGCACCGATTTCTACTGGACGCTGCACGCCTGTTTCGTGAATCGCCCCGAAGAGCGGCAGATCTTCAACCAGACCTTTCGTCTGTTCTGGCGCGATCCGCGGTTCATGGATCACATGATGTCGCTGATGTTGCCGGCTGTTCACGGCACCCACGATGAGCAAGCCGCCGACCCCGGCGCCAAACGGGCCGCCGAGGCGCTGCTCGATGGGGTCGAGGCCCCCGCGCCCCCGACTGGCGACGACACCGCCCCCACCGAGATCGAGATCGACGCCTCGTTCACGGCCTCGGCCGATGAAACGCTGCGCCGGCTGGATTTCGAGCAGATGTCCAGCGATGAGGCAGCGCAGGCCAGACGCATGTTGGCCCGCCTCAGCTTGCCGGTGCCGCCGTTGATCACCCGGCGCGCGGCGGCGGCGGCGGCCGGGCGCCGGGTCGATCCGCGCCGCACGCTGCGCGAGGCGGCGCGGCATGGCGGCGAGATCACGGCAATCGCGCGCCGTCGGCCAACCACGCGCTGGCCTGCTTTGGTGGTGCTGTGCGATATCTCGGGCTCGATGTCCTCGTATTCGCGCATGGTGCTGCATTTCGTGCATGCGGTGGCCAACCGGCAGGGGCAAGGCTGGGCCAAGGTCCACGCCTTCACCTTTGGTACGCGGCTCACGAATATCACCCGTCATCTGCGCCACAAGGATGCCGATGCCGCCCTCAAGGCGGCGGGGGCCGAGGCGCAGGATTGGCAGGGCGGCACGCGGATCGGGGCGTGTCTGCACGACTTCAACCGTGATTGGTCGCGTCGGGTTCTCGGTCAGGGGGCGGTTGTGCTGCTCATCACCGACGGATTGGAGCGCGACGATCCGGTGCTGCTGGGCAAGGAAATGCAGCGCCTGCACCTGTCGTGCAAACGGCTGATCTGGCTCAATCCGCTGCTGCGCTGGGATGGATTTGCGCCGCGGGCGCGCGGGGTTCAGGCGATGCTGCCGCATGTGGATACGTTCCGGGCCAGCCATTCGATTGCCTCGCTGGAGGCGCTGGCGACGGCGCTGTCGGACCCGAAGGATCATGGGGAAAAGGCGCGGCTGATGGCGGCCCTTGCGTCCTGA
- a CDS encoding MoxR family ATPase, whose product MTKLPLTTIDDVQTLLAGQKYVCGRALATVTFLALKLGKPLFLEGEAGTGKTEIAKAIATALGRRLIRLQCYEGLDAASAVYEWNFAAQMVAIRAAEATATSDRDTLRTEVFGPDFLIERPLLQAMRPQPGGAPVLLIDEIDRTDEPFEAFLLEALSDFQVTIPELGTIAAPEPPIVILTSNRTREVHDALKRRCLYHWVDYPDFTRELAILNARVPEAAATLSHEVVAFVQRLRHEDLFKKPGVAETIDWAKCLLALDVLTLSPEVIADTLGAILKYQDDIARLQGLEAGKLLDEARKSLAPA is encoded by the coding sequence GTGACCAAACTCCCCCTGACGACGATTGACGATGTGCAAACCCTGCTGGCCGGACAAAAATACGTCTGCGGCCGCGCCTTGGCCACGGTCACCTTTCTGGCGTTGAAACTCGGAAAACCCTTGTTCCTCGAGGGCGAGGCCGGCACCGGCAAGACCGAAATCGCCAAAGCGATTGCCACGGCACTGGGCCGCCGCCTGATCCGCTTGCAATGTTACGAAGGGCTCGACGCGGCCAGCGCGGTCTATGAATGGAATTTTGCCGCGCAAATGGTGGCGATCCGCGCCGCCGAGGCCACCGCCACTTCCGACCGCGACACTTTGCGCACCGAAGTGTTCGGCCCCGATTTCCTGATCGAGCGCCCCTTGTTGCAAGCCATGCGCCCCCAGCCCGGCGGCGCGCCGGTCCTGCTGATCGACGAAATCGACCGCACCGATGAACCTTTCGAAGCCTTCCTGCTCGAAGCTCTCAGTGATTTTCAGGTTACCATCCCCGAACTCGGCACCATTGCCGCCCCCGAACCCCCCATCGTCATCCTCACCTCGAACCGCACCCGCGAGGTGCATGACGCGCTCAAGCGCCGCTGCCTCTATCACTGGGTCGACTACCCCGACTTCACCCGCGAACTGGCCATCCTCAACGCCCGCGTCCCCGAGGCCGCCGCCACCCTCTCGCACGAGGTCGTGGCCTTCGTGCAACGCCTGCGCCACGAGGATCTGTTCAAGAAACCCGGTGTTGCGGAAACCATCGACTGGGCCAAATGCCTGCTGGCGCTCGACGTGCTCACCCTCTCGCCCGAGGTCATCGCCGACACGCTCGGCGCGATCCTCAAATACCAGGACGACATCGCCCGATTGCAGGGGTTGGAGGCCGGAAAACTCCTCGACGAGGCCCGCAAATCCCTGGCCCCCGCGTAA
- a CDS encoding class I SAM-dependent methyltransferase, with amino-acid sequence MTAMTETTAGQFWDRVARKYATRPIGNMAAYEKTLAHTRAYLKPTDKVLEIGCGTASTALLLAPDVAQYTASDISAEMVAIGREKTVAAGVDTVINVQGALGDPALGPGPFDAILAFNMLHLVPDPGEVARKAHALLSPGGLFISKSACISGWRTVLWPLVAIMRLFGKAPYFKLMSVASLEGQIRAAGFEIVESFDPSGSPLGRFIAARKR; translated from the coding sequence ATGACCGCTATGACCGAGACCACCGCAGGCCAATTCTGGGACCGCGTCGCGCGCAAATACGCAACCCGTCCCATCGGCAACATGGCCGCCTATGAAAAGACGCTCGCCCATACCCGCGCCTATCTCAAACCCACCGACAAGGTGCTGGAAATCGGCTGCGGCACCGCATCCACCGCCCTGCTGCTGGCCCCCGATGTCGCACAGTATACCGCCAGCGATATCTCCGCCGAAATGGTCGCCATCGGGCGCGAAAAGACCGTTGCGGCAGGCGTCGACACGGTGATCAACGTGCAGGGCGCGCTGGGCGATCCCGCCCTTGGCCCCGGCCCTTTCGATGCGATCCTGGCGTTCAACATGCTGCACCTCGTCCCAGACCCCGGCGAGGTGGCGCGCAAAGCCCATGCCCTCTTGTCGCCCGGCGGCCTGTTCATCTCGAAATCGGCCTGCATCTCGGGCTGGCGCACGGTGTTGTGGCCCTTGGTTGCCATCATGCGCCTGTTTGGCAAAGCGCCATACTTCAAGCTGATGTCGGTCGCTTCGCTCGAGGGCCAGATCCGTGCCGCCGGGTTCGAGATCGTCGAATCCTTCGACCCCTCCGGCTCGCCCTTGGGCCGGTTCATCGCGGCGCGCAAACGTTAG
- a CDS encoding LysR family transcriptional regulator: MNWQAISFDWNQVRAFLATAEEGSLSAAARALGLAQPTLGRQVAALEDRLGVTLFERAGRGVSLTQSGRDLLDHVRAMGEAATRIALVAAGRAEGVAGKVCISASDAMAAYLLPDIMAELSETAPEIEIEILATNSLSDLLRREADIAIRHVRPEEPDLVARLIRDGQANLYAAPAFLRRHGRPLTVEALRDLPFIGMASPERMAMEFARMGLPVTARNFRHYSDNTVVGWEMVRRGLGVGAMIDDIARRTPGVERIVPEFPAIPVQIWLTTHRELRTSKRIRVVFDFLAEALAR, encoded by the coding sequence ATGAATTGGCAGGCGATATCCTTTGACTGGAATCAGGTGCGGGCGTTTCTGGCGACCGCCGAGGAGGGCAGCCTCTCGGCGGCGGCGCGCGCCCTGGGTCTGGCGCAGCCGACCCTGGGGCGGCAGGTCGCGGCGTTGGAGGATCGGCTGGGGGTGACCCTGTTCGAGCGCGCCGGACGCGGGGTGAGCCTGACGCAATCGGGGCGCGACCTGTTGGATCACGTCCGCGCGATGGGCGAGGCGGCGACCCGGATCGCGCTGGTTGCGGCGGGCCGGGCCGAGGGGGTTGCGGGCAAGGTGTGCATCAGTGCCAGTGACGCGATGGCGGCCTATCTGTTGCCCGACATCATGGCTGAACTGTCCGAAACCGCGCCCGAGATCGAGATCGAGATACTGGCGACCAATTCGCTCAGCGATCTGTTGCGGCGCGAGGCGGATATCGCCATTCGCCATGTGCGCCCCGAGGAGCCCGATCTGGTGGCAAGGCTGATCCGCGACGGGCAGGCCAACCTCTATGCCGCGCCTGCGTTCCTGCGGCGTCACGGGCGGCCGCTGACGGTCGAGGCTCTGCGTGATCTGCCGTTCATCGGCATGGCCAGCCCGGAGCGTATGGCGATGGAGTTCGCGCGCATGGGCCTGCCGGTCACGGCCCGCAATTTTCGCCATTACAGCGACAATACGGTGGTCGGCTGGGAGATGGTGCGGCGCGGTCTGGGGGTCGGCGCGATGATCGACGATATTGCGCGACGCACGCCCGGCGTCGAGCGCATCGTGCCTGAGTTTCCGGCGATTCCGGTGCAGATCTGGCTGACGACGCATCGCGAGTTGCGCACCAGCAAGCGCATTCGCGTGGTGTTCGATTTCCTCGCCGAGGCGTTGGCGCGGTAG
- a CDS encoding pyridoxal phosphate-dependent aminotransferase has translation MPFLSDTLSRIKPSATIAVTNMAAEMKAAGKDVIGLGAGEPDFDTPQHIKDAAKAAIDGGKTKYTAVDGIPELKKAICAKFARENGLTYAPNQVSVGTGGKQILYNALVCTLNPGDEVIIPAPYWVSYPDMVLLAGGTPVTVPCGIESHFKLTPEKLDAAITPNTKWLIFNSPSNPTGAGYTRTELKALTDVLMKHPHVWIMSDDMYEHLVFDDFEFVTPAQVEPGLYDRTLTCNGVSKAYAMTGWRIGYAAGPVALIKAMATIQSQSTSNPNTIAQWAAVEALNGPQDFLVEFRAAFQRRRNLVVEMLNAAPGITCPKPEGAFYVYPDISGCLGKTSGGGTAITDDESFAKALLEETGVAVVFGSAFGISPNFRVSYATSDAALTEACTRIQTFCRSLT, from the coding sequence ATGCCCTTCCTGTCTGACACCCTGTCGCGCATCAAACCTTCGGCAACCATTGCGGTGACCAACATGGCCGCAGAGATGAAGGCAGCGGGCAAAGACGTCATTGGCCTGGGGGCCGGTGAGCCGGACTTTGACACGCCACAACACATCAAGGACGCGGCAAAAGCGGCCATTGACGGCGGGAAAACGAAATACACGGCGGTTGACGGCATTCCGGAACTGAAAAAGGCGATCTGCGCCAAATTCGCGCGGGAAAACGGGCTGACCTATGCGCCCAATCAGGTCAGCGTCGGCACCGGCGGCAAGCAGATCCTGTATAATGCGCTGGTTTGCACGCTGAATCCCGGCGATGAGGTGATCATTCCCGCGCCCTATTGGGTGAGCTATCCGGACATGGTGTTGCTGGCCGGAGGCACGCCCGTGACCGTGCCCTGCGGGATCGAGTCGCACTTCAAACTGACGCCCGAAAAGCTGGACGCTGCGATCACGCCAAACACCAAATGGCTGATCTTCAACTCGCCCTCGAACCCGACGGGGGCCGGCTATACCCGCACCGAGCTGAAGGCGCTGACCGATGTGCTGATGAAACACCCGCATGTCTGGATCATGTCGGACGATATGTACGAGCATCTGGTGTTCGACGATTTTGAATTCGTCACCCCCGCCCAGGTCGAACCCGGTCTTTACGACCGCACCCTGACCTGCAACGGCGTCTCCAAAGCCTATGCGATGACCGGCTGGCGGATCGGCTATGCGGCGGGTCCGGTGGCGCTGATCAAGGCGATGGCGACGATCCAGTCGCAGAGCACCTCGAACCCCAACACCATCGCGCAATGGGCCGCGGTCGAGGCGCTGAACGGGCCACAGGATTTCCTGGTGGAATTCCGCGCCGCGTTCCAGCGACGCCGCAATCTGGTGGTCGAGATGCTCAATGCCGCCCCCGGCATCACCTGCCCGAAGCCCGAGGGTGCCTTCTATGTCTACCCCGACATTTCGGGCTGCCTCGGCAAGACCTCGGGCGGCGGCACGGCGATCACGGATGACGAGAGTTTCGCCAAGGCGCTGCTGGAGGAAACCGGCGTCGCCGTGGTGTTCGGCTCGGCCTTTGGCATCAGCCCGAATTTCCGCGTGAGCTACGCCACCTCCGACGCCGCCCTGACCGAGGCCTGCACCCGCATCCAGACCTTCTGCCGCAGTCTGACCTGA
- a CDS encoding helix-turn-helix transcriptional regulator — MAENWYSEEHATLGDRLAAAREAAGMSANECAQRIGVRAKTFSDWENDVSEPRANQLQMLTALLNVSLRWLLTGEGGDISLPDAQHTELDSHLKATLGELRQVRADMLKMGERLGRLEKSLRVQMTRSLERQDGMDDA; from the coding sequence ATGGCCGAAAATTGGTATTCCGAGGAACACGCGACACTGGGCGATCGCTTGGCGGCGGCGCGCGAGGCGGCAGGTATGTCGGCGAATGAATGCGCGCAACGCATTGGTGTCAGGGCGAAAACCTTCAGCGACTGGGAGAATGACGTCTCTGAGCCGCGCGCCAATCAGTTGCAGATGTTGACCGCCTTGCTGAATGTCTCGCTGCGCTGGCTGCTGACGGGCGAGGGCGGTGACATATCCCTGCCGGACGCGCAGCACACGGAGCTCGACTCGCATTTGAAGGCCACGCTGGGAGAGTTGCGTCAGGTGCGCGCCGATATGCTGAAAATGGGCGAAAGGCTGGGCCGATTGGAGAAATCTCTGCGCGTCCAAATGACGCGGTCTCTTGAGAGGCAGGATGGGATGGACGATGCGTGA
- a CDS encoding succinate dehydrogenase assembly factor 2 → MRERTDLKRLRMRSWRRGIKEMDLILGPWADEALTTLSEHELDRFEALLNENDHDLYQWVTARIGAGTTQPKGPVGYAGLLDTIAAHAATRLRA, encoded by the coding sequence ATGCGTGAGCGGACAGATCTGAAGCGATTGCGCATGCGATCGTGGCGGCGCGGGATCAAGGAAATGGACCTGATCCTTGGCCCTTGGGCAGATGAGGCGCTGACCACGCTGTCCGAGCACGAGTTGGACCGTTTCGAGGCCCTGCTCAACGAGAACGACCATGACCTGTATCAATGGGTCACGGCGCGGATCGGCGCGGGGACGACGCAGCCCAAAGGGCCGGTTGGCTATGCTGGCTTGCTGGACACCATTGCCGCCCATGCCGCCACCCGGTTGCGGGCCTAA
- a CDS encoding MarR family winged helix-turn-helix transcriptional regulator gives MSFHTPVNRPPPHAGDGATNIELLPRYLDSLSLVERLHRLLLDVIKDEFERLSVLDINAVQALLLFNIADNEVTAGELKSRGYYQGSNVSYNLKKLVENDYMHHTRCEIDRRSVRVRLTPRGQDIRAVVTDLFARHAEGLIGKGVIDSDELDRINAALKRMERYWTDNIRYIY, from the coding sequence ATGAGTTTTCATACCCCTGTCAATCGTCCACCGCCCCATGCCGGGGACGGGGCCACAAATATCGAATTGCTCCCGCGTTACCTCGACAGCTTGTCCTTGGTTGAACGTCTGCACAGACTGTTGCTGGATGTCATCAAGGATGAATTCGAGCGGTTGTCGGTGCTCGATATCAACGCGGTTCAGGCGTTGTTGTTGTTCAATATCGCCGACAACGAGGTTACCGCTGGCGAACTCAAGTCGCGCGGCTATTATCAGGGCTCGAACGTGTCCTACAACCTCAAGAAACTGGTCGAAAACGACTATATGCACCACACCCGCTGCGAGATTGATCGCCGTTCGGTGCGGGTGCGTTTGACGCCACGCGGGCAGGACATCCGCGCCGTGGTGACCGACCTGTTTGCCCGTCATGCCGAGGGGTTGATCGGCAAGGGTGTCATTGACAGCGATGAACTGGATCGCATCAATGCCGCCCTCAAGCGCATGGAGCGATACTGGACCGACAACATCCGGTACATCTATTGA
- the lipA gene encoding lipoyl synthase: MRDLKLPDQRHPEKAHRPDQPQQPKKPGWIRVKAPGGEAYNETRRIMRDNQLTTVCEEAGCPNVGECWSQGHATMMIMGEICTRGCTFCNVATGKPQALDAFEPGRVAHAVATLGLKHVVITSVDRDDLEDGGAEHFAQTIRAVRHRAPDTTIEILTPDFLRCDDSALEAVVEARPDVFNHNLETVPGLYPSVRPGARYFHSLRLLQRVKSLDPSIFTKSGIMVGLGEDRQSVLQVMDDMRSADVDFLTVGQYLQPTPKHHHVDRFVTPEEFAAYEKSAFGKGFLMVSATPLTRSSYHAGDDFARLRHAREKKLGRA, encoded by the coding sequence ATGCGCGACCTCAAGCTGCCCGATCAGCGTCACCCGGAAAAAGCGCACCGCCCCGATCAGCCGCAGCAGCCGAAAAAGCCCGGGTGGATTCGGGTGAAGGCCCCCGGCGGCGAGGCCTATAACGAGACGCGCCGCATCATGCGCGACAATCAACTGACCACGGTTTGCGAGGAGGCCGGCTGTCCGAACGTCGGCGAATGCTGGAGCCAGGGACACGCGACCATGATGATCATGGGCGAGATCTGTACCCGGGGCTGCACATTTTGCAACGTGGCGACGGGCAAGCCGCAGGCGCTCGATGCGTTTGAACCGGGCCGTGTGGCGCATGCCGTGGCGACGCTGGGCCTGAAACATGTGGTGATCACCTCGGTTGACCGCGACGACCTCGAGGACGGTGGGGCCGAGCATTTTGCCCAGACGATTCGCGCCGTGCGCCACCGCGCGCCGGACACCACCATCGAAATCCTGACACCTGATTTCTTGCGCTGCGACGACTCCGCGCTGGAAGCGGTGGTCGAAGCACGGCCCGATGTGTTCAACCACAACCTCGAAACCGTTCCGGGGCTTTACCCTTCGGTGCGACCCGGCGCACGTTACTTTCACTCCTTGCGCTTGTTGCAGCGCGTGAAATCCCTCGACCCCAGCATTTTCACCAAATCCGGCATCATGGTCGGACTTGGCGAAGACCGGCAATCGGTTTTGCAGGTCATGGATGACATGCGCTCGGCCGATGTGGATTTCCTGACGGTTGGCCAATACTTGCAGCCAACGCCGAAACATCATCATGTGGATCGCTTCGTGACGCCCGAAGAATTCGCGGCCTATGAAAAATCTGCCTTTGGCAAAGGGTTCCTGATGGTATCGGCAACCCCGTTGACGCGTTCTTCCTATCACGCAGGGGACGACTTTGCGCGACTGCGCCACGCGCGCGAGAAAAAGCTGGGCCGCGCCTGA
- a CDS encoding peroxiredoxin — MHTGFKLPEVTFHTRVRDESIGGSNPFRWEDKTTADYFAGKRVVLFSLPGAFTPTCSTYQLPGFEKGYDEFAKHGIDAIYCMSVNDAFVMNKWAQDQKLSNVQVIPDGSGGFTRRLGMLVHKDNLGFGMRSWRYAAVVKDGVIEAWFEEPGLCDNHGEDPYGVSSPETVLKWLAENKG, encoded by the coding sequence ATGCACACTGGCTTCAAACTTCCAGAAGTAACCTTCCACACGCGCGTTCGTGACGAAAGCATCGGCGGCTCCAACCCGTTCCGTTGGGAAGACAAGACCACCGCCGACTATTTCGCCGGCAAGCGCGTCGTTCTGTTTTCGCTGCCCGGCGCCTTCACGCCGACCTGCTCGACCTATCAATTGCCGGGGTTCGAAAAAGGGTATGACGAATTCGCCAAGCATGGGATCGACGCGATCTATTGCATGTCGGTCAACGACGCCTTTGTGATGAACAAATGGGCGCAAGACCAAAAGTTGAGCAACGTGCAGGTGATCCCGGATGGCTCGGGCGGCTTCACCCGCCGCCTCGGGATGCTGGTGCACAAGGACAACCTCGGCTTCGGAATGCGTTCGTGGCGCTATGCCGCGGTGGTCAAGGACGGCGTCATCGAAGCTTGGTTCGAAGAGCCCGGCCTGTGCGATAACCACGGTGAAGACCCGTATGGCGTCTCGTCACCCGAAACCGTGCTGAAATGGCTGGCTGAGAACAAAGGCTAA
- a CDS encoding vWA domain-containing protein yields MFRPFLEQLRQHSVPVTLREYLGFLEALTAGLAQFDAEGFYYLARTTMVKDEKHIDRFDRAFAAAFKGLDTITPDAVIQSIDLPKEWLEKLAEKHMTAEERAEIEALGGFEKLMETLKKRLEEQKGRHQGGSKWVGTAGTSPFGAYGYNPEGVRIGQKEGRHGRAVKVWDKREFRNLDDSVELGTRNIKVALKRLRNWARDGAEQELDLDGTIRATAEQGWLDVKTRPERRNAVKVLLFFDIGGSMDPYVKVMEELFSAARIEFKHLEHFYFHNCLYEYVWRDNARRWDARTSTWDILRTYGADYKCIFVGDANMSPYEIAYVGGANEHWNEESGATWMTRVREHWPNTLWINPTPEHYWQHSHSIRMMSDLFDNRMVPMTLDGLTKGMRLLGR; encoded by the coding sequence ATGTTTCGGCCCTTTCTCGAACAACTGCGCCAACATTCCGTTCCGGTGACCCTGCGCGAATACCTCGGGTTTCTCGAAGCCCTCACGGCCGGACTGGCCCAGTTCGATGCCGAGGGGTTCTATTATCTGGCGCGCACCACAATGGTGAAGGACGAAAAGCACATCGACCGCTTCGACCGCGCCTTTGCCGCGGCGTTCAAGGGCCTCGATACGATCACCCCCGACGCGGTGATCCAATCCATCGACCTGCCCAAGGAATGGCTGGAAAAGCTGGCGGAAAAGCACATGACCGCCGAAGAACGCGCGGAAATCGAGGCATTGGGCGGGTTCGAGAAGCTCATGGAGACGCTCAAAAAGCGTCTGGAAGAGCAAAAAGGCCGCCATCAGGGCGGCAGCAAATGGGTCGGCACGGCGGGCACCAGCCCGTTCGGGGCCTATGGCTACAACCCCGAAGGCGTGCGCATCGGCCAGAAAGAGGGCCGCCATGGCCGCGCCGTGAAGGTCTGGGACAAGCGCGAGTTTCGCAATCTGGACGATTCCGTCGAACTGGGCACGCGCAACATCAAGGTCGCCCTGAAACGCCTGCGCAACTGGGCGCGCGACGGGGCCGAGCAGGAGCTGGACCTCGACGGCACGATCCGCGCCACCGCCGAGCAAGGTTGGCTGGACGTCAAGACCCGGCCCGAGCGGCGCAACGCGGTCAAGGTCCTGCTGTTCTTTGATATCGGCGGCTCGATGGACCCCTATGTCAAGGTCATGGAGGAGTTGTTCAGTGCTGCGCGCATTGAATTCAAACACCTCGAGCACTTCTATTTTCACAATTGCCTGTATGAATACGTCTGGCGCGACAATGCCCGGCGCTGGGATGCCCGCACCTCGACATGGGATATCCTTCGCACCTATGGCGCTGATTACAAATGCATTTTTGTGGGCGACGCCAATATGTCGCCCTATGAGATCGCCTATGTCGGCGGTGCCAACGAACACTGGAACGAGGAATCCGGTGCCACCTGGATGACCCGCGTGCGCGAGCATTGGCCAAACACGCTTTGGATCAACCCGACGCCCGAACACTACTGGCAACACTCGCATTCGATCCGGATGATGTCGGACTTGTTTGACAACCGCATGGTTCCGATGACACTGGACGGCTTGACCAAAGGGATGCGCCTGTTGGGTCGCTAG